A genomic stretch from Armatimonadota bacterium includes:
- a CDS encoding sugar ABC transporter permease, whose product MRQKLSKTEKTDLRNGLLFAAPWILGFLGLVAYPIVKSIYYSFCSFDAISPPHWIGVENYRMLFTEDELFWRSLWNTLYMIVFGLPVGLLASLALAFLLNLKVRGMAFYRTIYYLPSITPIVAASALWMWLLNPQIGLVNQIIGWFGSALHAVGLPAPQGPGWLIDPAWAKPALIFMGLWGAGGGMLIYLAGLQDVPEALYEAADLDGASSWKKLRHITLPMLSPIIFFNLVMGLIHSFQYFTQVYVMTGGGPQDSTLFYALHLFNNAFLNFKMGYASAMAWILFVITLACTLVVFRSSARWVYYSGDLK is encoded by the coding sequence ATGCGCCAAAAACTCTCGAAAACCGAGAAGACCGACCTCCGCAACGGGCTGCTCTTCGCCGCGCCGTGGATACTCGGCTTCCTGGGCCTGGTCGCCTACCCGATCGTCAAGTCGATCTACTACAGCTTCTGCAGTTTCGACGCCATCTCACCGCCGCACTGGATCGGCGTGGAGAACTATCGGATGCTGTTCACCGAGGATGAACTGTTCTGGCGGTCGCTCTGGAACACGCTCTACATGATCGTCTTCGGACTGCCCGTCGGGCTACTCGCGTCACTCGCGCTCGCGTTCCTCCTGAACCTGAAGGTCCGCGGTATGGCCTTCTACCGGACGATCTACTACCTGCCGTCGATCACGCCGATCGTTGCGGCGTCGGCGCTCTGGATGTGGCTTCTGAACCCGCAGATCGGCCTGGTGAACCAGATCATCGGCTGGTTCGGGAGCGCGCTCCATGCGGTCGGACTTCCCGCTCCTCAGGGACCGGGATGGCTGATCGACCCTGCGTGGGCGAAACCGGCGCTGATCTTCATGGGGCTCTGGGGCGCGGGCGGCGGGATGCTGATCTACCTCGCAGGTCTGCAGGACGTCCCGGAAGCGCTCTACGAGGCGGCGGACCTCGACGGCGCGTCTAGTTGGAAGAAGCTTCGGCACATCACCCTGCCGATGCTAAGCCCGATCATCTTCTTCAACCTGGTGATGGGGTTGATCCACTCGTTCCAGTACTTCACGCAGGTCTACGTCATGACCGGCGGCGGCCCGCAAGACTCGACGCTCTTCTACGCGCTGCACCTGTTCAACAACGCTTTCCTGAACTTCAAGATGGGCTATGCCTCCGCGATGGCATG